The proteins below come from a single Xiphophorus hellerii strain 12219 chromosome 14, Xiphophorus_hellerii-4.1, whole genome shotgun sequence genomic window:
- the LOC116732057 gene encoding uncharacterized protein LOC116732057: MDTFYILNHYSAGVILFGDRTELPRQSLPKVNFDNYEAVLSFVLVNNNHWKLLYINAEARTVFLIDPAQVSSELVDSQKAAKRIQEYFKMRRTCHGKTDWVGIQWKGGTMRHPIQQDGSSCGVIVVKMAKALMEAFPLMPDVDFDTTKKAMKSERRTLALQILDASVFDDHCWCAMCAAYKAPGSGPGMTDWIQCDNCDRWYHALCINMKSTEFQKKKTGSWKCVLCS; the protein is encoded by the exons ATGGACACCTTCTACATCCTGAATCACTACTCAGCTGGTGTGATTTTGTTCGGGGACAGAACTGAGCTTCCTAGACAAAGTTTACCAAAG GTAAACTTTGACAACTATGAAGCAGTTCTGTCATTTGTCCTTGTGAACAACAATCACTGGAAGTTGctg TACATCAATGCAGAAGCCAGAACTGTATTCCTAATAGATCCTGCACAAGTATCATCTGAGCTTGTGGACTCCCAAAAGGCAGCTAAAagaataca AGAATACTTCAAAATGAGAAGGACATGCCATGGAAAAACAGACTGGGTTGGGATCCAATGGAAAGGGGGGACAATGCGCCACCCTATTCAACAAGACGGAAGCAGCTGTGGAGTTATTGTAGTCAAA atggcAAAAGCACTGATGGAAGCCTTCCCTCTGATGCCAGATGTAGATTTTGacacaacaaaaaaggcaatgaaaagtgaaagaagaacTCTCGCTCTTCAAATCCTTGATGCATCAG TATTTGATGACCACTGTTGGTGTGCGATGTGCGCTGCATACAAAGCCCCGGGGTCTGGCCCTGGAATGACAGACTGG atCCAGTGTGACAACTGTGACCGATGGTACCATGCCCTGTGCATAAATATGAAGAGCacagaatttcaaaagaaaaaaacaggcagttggaaatgtgtattgtgtagttaa